The Solea senegalensis isolate Sse05_10M linkage group LG11, IFAPA_SoseM_1, whole genome shotgun sequence genomic interval GCACTGGGGGCGTCCAGGCAGGCGGAGAGCAGCTGCTGCCACCTCAGCTGGAGGCGATTCACAAAGATCTTGTCTTTCGTTCTGGCCTTCTTCTGGTTCTTGGTCTCACTGCAGATCTCTGACTTCTTGTTGCAGAGGAGGACTTCAGAAATCCATGCAGACAAGTAGAAAGCCCTGTGGTCGTTGGGCTCCTTGGAGAGCAGCTTCAGCTCGGCAAAGAGCTTCTCGAGGAGGAGGTGAATGAAGACTGGGGAGTTGAGCATCTTCAGGAGGGGCAGCCAGAAACGTTGCACAGCTAGAGGGAGTTTAGGTTTGGAATCACTGGCAGAGGTTTTGCAGCCTAATGTCTCCAGTTGTTCAACAGTAGGAACCATAAATCCTTCTTCCAACATCACATCGAACAGCAGCTCACTGGACTCCAGAGCAAACTGCTTGATCTCACCCAGTAACCAGCTCATGTCTGCGAAGGGCTCCGGCCACTGGCTGCTGTCTTTAGCATCAGGGAGCTCATTTAAAGTCTGGTACTGCTCCTTCTCGAAGGAAATCAGGAGTTCACGAGCGTTCTTGTACACCTCCATTTCTTTCTGCCTCGCAATGAGCTCGTCCTCCTGACGTTTCAGGTCCATCCCCTCGTCTTCTCGATCCAACTGCGTGTCCCAGTCCTCACTggggcctcctcccagctgccTGGACCAGTACTCGTGTTGGAGCCACTCCAAGACCACCTTACAACCTTTTCTGCACCACTTCAGGGTGGGAAGCTTACGGTGCGTGACGTCATGTCTCAGGTTGACTACCCACTCGGGGATGTTGAGGTTTCCGGCCAGTCTCCTTAAAGGCCGGGCCATTTTACCCTGCTGACGCTCAGTGATCAGGTTCACGAACCGAACCAGAGCCGCTCCGTAGAGCAGGACCAGGTCATCTGCGCTCAGCTGTGCAGTCCGGTCCAGCACCTGACACCGCACCAGGTCCGCGGTGCAGTCCACGGCCACGGGGCAGCTGCTGGCGTACCTGCACTTCCAGGCGGAGATTCTCTGCAGTGCAAACCGCTGTAAGGACGAGTCTTTGGAGTAAAGATACTCCAGAACCTGGTCCCACTCAGCTTTGTTGAGCCACGCGACCACATGGCGCCTCTTCTCCGagcttttcttcttcatgttcGCGGTGGACGCGGCGCACACTTCAGTGTATTCACAGCGCGGGCGCAGAGAAACCTGCGTTAAGAACTTACAATCACGTCTGTTTCTTCCTCTCAAACCGAGTTATTTCTGCTTTCTCGCAGCGTGAACGAAACAACACGAACTACGATTTATCGAGTAAAAAGGAAACATCAAATCCCGGATGTTAGCTttcttctgtttattttcctgcgTCGCGGCGGCCGTCAAACACCTTTAACgcgcattaccgccacctactggccTGGAGATTAAATCAGCACTGAATGCAGTTATGTTTAGTGTATttatccatcatctaccgctttatcctccagcggagggtcgcggggggtgctgtgccaatctcccTGGACAGTTCTagtgtatttttatataaataaatatattttactataaaataacaaaagaaagaagaaaaaaacaaaataattgaacTCAGCAAATAAAGTGTGAACTACAAATAATGTAAACCCCAGGAAAAGTCAAGCACTGGGGTGCCTCTGAGCAAGGCAccagaaaataaaactaattctgattttacacacacacacacacagtcgatGAGttcagaaaaaacacagactatcatgtatatattaatattaaggTGATATTACTGGGTTTCTGTGAAAGAGAAGACCTGAGTGATGAAAAATCGCTCCttgattaaagctgcagtacgctGGATCATTAGAAAAACAGTTTATTGTTGAGTCACAGGTTTATCAACACTGTGGGATTTGACTCAGTCCAAATATTTGCCATCTGTATTTATGGCACAGCATATGTTTACTTACAAAGAAATACAATTGTGCATCATATACAGGTATatatgaaagaaaatggagatTAAAGCTCCTTTTAACAACAGGTAATGTTCCCCAAATTCTCccatgtaaaatatgttttttcagGGACAATATTGATCATATACAGTGCAATTTTCGTTGatcaaatatcttttttttcccaatcaGGATACTCACAAATCAAATttcagactttttaaaaacatttcaaaacccACTTAGAATCACATTTAATGCCAAATGCATTAACACCCATAAAGGATACAATGCAGGATCAGTGTAGATTATAGactaatattttctttcttaaagTACAAATTGGAACAATTTCAGATTATTTCATGGACATTTCAAGACCCAAAATCAAAAGTATTTACAAAGTGCTTGTTTCATTCATAatgatatttactgtaaacCAACAATAACAGACTTTCTTTTGTAATAGATTTGATAACACTGCACTTTCCCTTTTAACCTTAAACCCAATATAGGATTATTTCTGCTAACAACAGCGATGTTTGgcacagctgtgtttacatcagtCCATGGCATCAGTTGCCCTGAGATACTgtttatacatgtatgtgtatatgtacatatatatatatgtatatacacacacactcagcatgTAAGGTATATATTAAAGAGTTTCTCcttttcacacattatatagcatatgttagaaaatagtgtctaaaaacatttttttttaaaaatacaaatatgcaGTAAATACTTTctcttcaggatttttaaggcttttaaaaaaagataatgtcTCATGACGCTCTGGAGTCATCATTGGTATAAAACACTGTAATGATATATAAACTATTTTACTGCTCACCCGTGATTAACAATATAACCTTTGGTTTGAGAGCTGAAATGCCTTTGTCCTGTAACCTTTATCctggatgtaaacacacagaatagtaaagcagactcctgctgtgaggctgcagttaccacagagagagacagagggcgacagagagcaggactgtggCCAAACCAGCTGCTTTGGTTCACACTAAAGAGAATATGTCTATGTCTATGGCTCATTTATACTTTCGTCAGCACTTCATTACGTCAGTCGCAGGAGAGCTTCCGATGGGGGACGAAACAGAGAAATACCACAGGGAAACCAcaggggcagtatagagtctaATGAGTCAGGAAAATGATGAACAATAGGGGAGGGTTATAATATCAATTTGGAGATATATCGTCATCCTTCCTCGTACAATACGATAATCACAAATGATTAACAAATTAAGGTGCTCTAAATAATGATTTGAAACCAAACActtttgactttcttttttccaaCCCTATATTTcctgtggggtgacaaagtTAGGTATTTTTCTCCATCGCTTTACACAGAGACTTTAAACTACCACGAGAtgtttgaggagaaaaaaagagcagagcTTTGACAGAGTCTCCTTGATGCCACTTAACGTCAAAGAAGTGGCGCCGTTGAAGGGGAATCTTGATTTGACAACTTTCAGCAGGACTTCCACCGGGTAGTGGTCGCTCACGTCCAGTGCCTGAAATCAGAGAGGAGGCAGTATGAGACTGAGTATGAGAGAGAGTTTGGCTTTAAATTTGATGTCTGTGCACAtttgcatccacacacacacatacacacacacacacacacacacagtggtgttaCCTGCTCATCTGTGAGTCTGTATTCTGTTTGGAAGTTAAATGGTTTGGCTGAAAATGGCACAATTTCTCTGACAAATCTCTCCCCGTTCACAACGATCCTGTTGcagaaaaattaaacaattcaCTGATTATGAACTTTCCTCATTATCTAGACTCAGCATCTCTTATGACTTCTAATTATCCTAATTATGAGAATAAGGATatgacatgtacagtatgtcataaGTGTGTATgtcataatgacttagtatctcataataatgacatagtAACTCATAATAATACTTAGtaactcataataatgacttagtatctcataataatgacttagtaactcataataatacttagtatctcataataatgacttagtatctcataataatgacttagtatctcataataatgacttagtatctcataataactTAGTAACTCATGACTTAGTAACTCATAATAatacttagtatctcataataatgacttagtaactcataataatgacttagtatctcataataatgacttagtatctcataataatgacttagtatctcataataactTAGTAACTCATGACTTAGTAACTCATAATAatacttagtatctcataataatgacttagtaactcataataatgacttagtatctcataataatgacttagtaactAATaatagtatctcataataatgacttagtatctcataataactTAGTAACTCATGACTTAGtaactcataataatgacttagtacctcataatgacttagtatctcataataatgacttagtaactcataataataacttagtaactcataataatgacttagtacctcataatgacttagtatctcataataatgacttagtaactcataataatggtaactcataataatgacttagtactcataataatgacttagtaactcataataatgacttagtatctcataataatgacttagtaactcataataatgacttagtatctcataataacttagtaactcataataatgacttagtaccTCATAATGACTTACtatctcataatgacttagtaactcataataatgacttagtaactcataatgacttagtaactcataataatgacttagtatctcataataatgacttagtaactcataataatgacttagtatctcataataatgacttagtaactcataatgacttagtatctcataataactTAGTAACTCATGACTTAGtaactcataataatgacttagtatctcataataatgacttagtaactcataataatgacttagtaactcataataatgactttgtacctcataatgacttagtatctcataataatgacttagtaactcataataatgacttagtatctcataataatgacttagtaactcataataatgacttagtaactcataataatgactcaCCTGTCGTAGGTGCAGGAGGTGGTCGATCGCACCGTGGTGTCCGTTTTATCCTTTATGAGCCAAATGAGACTTGTGTCTGTAATCAGGCGCACGTACTTCCTGTTCTTCTTAGCGAGGTAGCCACAGTCAGCGTTGAAGTCTCCAAGAAGTATCACAttctgctcacaaacacaacaacgtTAATGACGTTTGAAGACCCTGAAACGGTGTCATTTAAATGCTGTGTGAATGAGCTCTTACCTCAGTTTTCCACATATTTTTCACATGTTGTAAGACGTCGTACAGCGAGTCGAGCTCCCTGGTGGTGTTGGTCGGAGTGGTGTGTTGAGGTATGAGGACAAACTCCTTTATCGCTGaataaacaacacagaagagaagagaggaaggatGCAGGGGTTTGTTAGCCTACAGGTCATGGTTCCTTTTCTTACCACGAGCGTTGGAGAACTGACCTGTATTTGGGGCTTTGAAGCGGACAACGAAAGGCTCTCTGGAAAAAGCATCTCCCAGCTGATCGTCTGGATACTGGTACTGTCCTGTGACGGTCACCGTGTCCGTCCTGCACGACACACAGAGCACAACCTGAACATTTAAGAGCAGTGGTGTAGTCCAgggttttatttgaataaatgtgcaaaaaataaCACCATGTTTGCCTCAtgataaatacatttcacattCATCAAGGCTGCTTGTGTGACCAGTAGTGACTACAAACAAGTCATGATCATTTTATAATAGTGAGCAAGTAGAAATGACGGGTTTTTGGGTAAACTAAATAGAGTAGTCTTACATGTCACTGTTTCTAAAACAGGGCTTTTCTTCTGgactacttaaaaaaaaaaagaaagaagaaaaaaaaggtgaaaactgAGAGTATACCCACTTCTCCAGggaccactacaccactgttaaagaggcaacagagaACTTTCCCGACAGTTTGGTCAAAGACGCAGCAGCAACAGAGGCAGTGTTGAGTTGTCTAAACACTCTTAttcttttcaaaaacaaaccacagactACAAAAACAATTGCAGCATTTTTCTTGCATCGAGcaggaaaatgagaaaaaaactcaCCTATAAACAAACACGTACTGCTCCTGGTACGACTCAGACCTGCCCAGCCTCTCACTGGCCACAGCATCATACCGATGTTTGGTGTCATAGCtgaggagacacagacacagcggTGAGTacgacctgctgctgctgctgctgttactgctgctgctgctgctgctgctgctgctgctgttactgctgctgctgccagattTGACATCGTGAAGATTTTTGGAGGCCAATGAtcccttcagacctttttttttcaacagtaaaagttacaatacaattgtcacaattatcatttttaaatggcaaaattaataataataattttgccatttaaaaatgataattgtgacaatgaaacaTTAAATTACACTAAAATGGTGTATTTGTAAcgcaggagtgaacaaatgaaaacgTACAAAATCGGGGCCGAGTTGCACTATGAAACCAGAGTTCCAGATTCATGCATTCTGGGGTTAGGGAATTAATTACATCTCTGAAACcagcatatttgtgtgtgtgtgcgactgatGTCACCTGTTGAGACGTGAAATCAGCAGCGGCAGAGCTTTCTCTTTACTGTCTCTCACTTCCTGGAGCAAACACACGTCACAGCGAGTGATGATCTGgaacagacagatagacagaaaCACGTTACATGAACATCCATAAAAACATGCCGAACAATAATTCATTGATTTACTGCACAAAGCAGTTATAGAGAAACGTGGGGCTGAATTCTTCTTACCCGGGAAAGAGTGTGCATCACAGCTGCATTCTTGGACTTGGACTCCCCGAAGTGATGGAGATTAAAGGCACACACTCTGAAGTCTGACGCCCCCCGAACATGTGTCACGCCTgcgaggaaggagaggaggacgaggaggaggaggagcgacgACCTCATGACCCCGAGCTGTCAGAGACTCAAACctaacagagaaaaacacatttagattTTACTGCACGCCAACAGTGTCTGTCAACACACGATGGACCAGTACAGTACAGACCGGTCACATTCACTCCATCGCCCTCTTTTTTTCTACATAGTTGTAaagtatgttgtgtttttttagcctTAACGTCCAATAGTCCTGCACACGAGGACAAACTAACATCTACTCAGTGTCCCCTGTCTTGTATTAGCTATGTCCAACTCTTAACAACTCTTTTCTTTCAGTCAAATACCCAAATATATAGTGacgtaaaaaaaatgtttaagtcTCTGAACTATCGTTGAAACCACTCAACACTTTCTGCTCAATCGACCCTCGGTTTGTGTCCAAATCTTTCACAGACAAATGCTGATCCTCACTCTTTCCGCTCACACTATCATTAGTCGCCGCCTGTTCCATGCGCCCGCACTGAACTGGGTAAAAGGGCTTTTGTCCATTCTGCACCTTCTGCGTGGAATAATGTTGAATTAATTTCAGTCAAATCCAAACTGAGAATTCTTGAGGCCGATTCTATAACACGCACTTGTTTTTCCATAATGTGCTTGTGAATTGAACCTGGACTCTTTTCTGTTTGGGTTTTAACTGTGTACATTTGGAGCTGTTGAGTGTTTTGTGTGACGTTCTTCACCTAAAATCCGGCAACTGTGGCAAACATTAAAGCGACACTAAGATCTTTTAACTCATGAAATACAATAACTATTCACAAAGAAAGAGAGTCAGCAGATGCTCAGTTAACCACTGTGTTATCTGCCTGCATTATGTCCTGTTGCATgactcatcattcattcacagcagaGCTTCCTCTATTACAGTTTCTCTCAAAATCCACACCATCGATGACTCGGCGTGAAACAGAAAGGAATCAGACGTTTGTCGTTGACAGTTCAGGACACAGATTCAGTCAAATATCACTTTCAAGTGGGGCCGATGGATTTGGAATAAATATCGAATTGCGATTATTTTAACAGGAATTGCGATTGAAATAAGAGGGAGTGGCCAATTTTACGTCattctttcaaaaacacatttaatttgtctgagatctgtgacaaacaaagatgttctcttcagtctgtagaataagacaATTCATCTCAAATGATATTTTGACTTTCACTGCTGTGATTAGGTCAATGCTGCTTTTGTGAAGTCGTGAGTTAATGTCACGCTATTATCgtgattcactcactcactcacacacacacacatgaagccCAAACGCGCAACATGATATCGCAAACttgactttggtgtttgtgtgtactttaccagaaaatgatctttttAAGGACATGACatgtactttactttttaagggttagggttaattaCTTTTTAAGTAAAGTACATGTCATGTCCTTATAAAGATCATTTTCTGCTaacatatttttacacttttactcAAGATTTGCGGCTGTGCCTAAAGAATATCACGTGACGGCAAACATGAGAtattcattaacacacacacacacattataatcAGTTAATATGTTAAACTGTTGCCTGCTGCAGACAGAGTTTGACAGACagggttaaaaacaaacacacaaactctctcaaATGTAGACGTCTCAGGTTACACGTCACAAGTCCTCGACTCACCGTGCAGCAGAATAAAGGCAGATGAAGTGGACGCTCACTCAACAACTGCTTGGTTCTTTGGATTTCCagagtttgtttatttccttctttctgtctttaccgcttctctcttcttctctagTGAAACCTGATGCTGGACAGACCATGTGTTTCCGGTAGGAGGAGCTTTGAAGTTACAGACTGCAGGACTCAAAGGACACTGTTGTCCTTAGAGTCAaagtcaattttttttgttgtccttTGATTGACAGTCAAGATTATACACAAAGATGGCAGCCCATGGGACAAGAGAAGAGGAACTGAAAgagttgctggttcaaatcccaggacaggCCAATAACAATTGTCTGAAAATTGTGTCTTACAGTGTTAACCCActgaacatatacatatacacatatacatatatatatatatatatatattctaatcagtaaaaatctgtttttttgaagtgtggttgtatgaggtatttaAAGggcatttacacacatttctaccacacttggtcaaatgaagaatacatttaaaatcattatcTTTGTTTAATTCACTTTCTATTACAGTCTggttcctttatttatttgatttgtcaCATCTTTTACTGATAaaccagaaacacagtaaagggCAGAGAAgggctttcattttctttgatgGAAGTGACTTTATcaactttttgtcaattttatttatttttttcaatcccaacttccacTGAATGAGACACACGTCATGTCCACTGTCTCATGATCAAATAGCatattaatctaaaaaaaaaaatggtatatTCTTTGGGCGAAGTGGCCCAGTGTGTAAAAGTTAAATGAAATTATTCTCACTTGcaaaattgaagataaaataattgcACTGAAAATGTACAATGACCTGATTTATGAATTGCAGTTTTTATTGTCCCAAAacaaggattttatttttatgtctggAGCCGGTCAGCCCTACAGAcactgccatgtttttacactagttaataaataaactgtagTTTTGATAACAGAGGGCTGCATCTAGGTTCTAAAACAAGCACTGCACTAAGTAGAACTACATTCACTCACCCCATGTGAGCGAAGTACTGCATACATAACCTGTAGTACcattttctatattgtacattaaTTGATGTGAAAATGCCTGTTTGTTATTTATCACCTTTACTGGACCCGGATTAATTTgtcatttacaacattttttttccctcttaaatggttttgtttttgtattgaatttaacaaaaacaaaatcatttgttACAGGCCGACAGCTCAAGAAAGCGTTTGCCGCTCTAAAAATACTTGGTAACAAACACGTCATGACTCAAATGTTTCATATTAGTATTAATCAAAGTAATGTCAACATTATTTCCCACGTGGTGAAAAAGACCTTTAGGTTGAAGCActtgtatatataaatgttgaccatgtcattgttttcaggGTTTAATaagcaggtttgtttgtttgagaggAGACCTGACACTAACTGAGCTCCTGAACCATAGATTCTGGGAATAATCCAAAACAAGAAGTCCCACTTTGATCCTAATATCATTTTAGTTGCAAAACATCTAGTGGCAGAAGACCACAAACATTAGCATTTAGGTGAAATTTACAAATTTTTAAGCAACAGTGTTCATATAATTCactgttcatttaaaataaaactgtgctCAACTGTGCTTCAGTGATCAGCTCAGAACACATAACATTAATCCCCACCTGTACCACACACTTCAGATTCATAATAATCATGTTGTGAAATTAAGTCAAAGTCGTCACTTTTGTAATCAAACCCACTTTTATTGGTTGTCGGTTAGAAAGCCTACACGGCGTGAAGGGCCTTCCAGCGGGTCAGAGGGCCTCTGCTGGCGATGTACTTCACGCCACAGCCGTCTGAGATCAGACGCTTCTCAGCCATCATGTCGTCAAAGTCACAGGCATTGAACTTGGTGAAGCCGTACTTCTTGGAGATATGGATCTGAAGGTTGAGAATGACACATGAAGTCCGTTcacacacatgacaaaacaaacatgggtGAAGGCAAACATGATAAACAGATTTTGTCTCAGTGGTCCCTTAAAGCACTCAGCACCGCACAGCTGAGGACATACACAACCACAGAGTTACTGTCTGCAACCCTTGCACACTGGAACTGCACTGCAGCAGGACCGGTCGGCTTAATAAGCTGCAGAGTCATCCCTGCTCTCGTGTTTCATAACTGAAGATACACACATACcattctctttgaaataaattCTGCTATAGAAATGCCACTCATCCACACTAGCCTAGCATTTTAcagcatctgtttttgtttgactaGTTTTCATCAGCTGTGACTCGACTCAAAGAAAAGCTCAGTTTTGACTTCAGTTCCACCTCAGTCAATTATTCTTCATTACAATGTAGTAGAATTAACTGTTTACACTGACATGTGTATGTTCAGTGCATGAAAGGTCACATGAAAGGTTTTTAGGCATATTAATATGGACACAGATTACTTCTGATACAGAACTAAAATGGTAGTCAGGACACAGATCATTTATAACTGAAAACATCCTCTTATATGAAAATGTAGCACAAATGTAGGTTTCACAGCATTGACAGTGGTGTGAAGTGGTCCTTTACCTTCTGGCGTCCGGGGAACTTGAACTTAGCTCTGCGCAGAGCCTCGACCACATGCTCCTTATTCTGGGCCTTGGTGCGCACAGACATGATCACCTGACCGATGTGCACACGGGCCACGGTGCCCTGGGGTTTGCCAAAAGCACCGCGCATTCCAGTCTGGAGCCTGGGAAACAGGAGGATGAGCTAACTGCTACATGCCCCACATACTTGATTCTCACAGTTCAGACTCCATGAAGCAGACAGACGCTCACCTATCAGCTCCAGCGCAGGACAACATTTTGTTGATGCGGATGACATGGAAGGGATGCAGGCGCATGCGGATGTGGAAACCATCCTTACCGCAGGTCTTCACCATGTACTTGTTAGCACAGATACGTGCAGCTTCCAGAGCTACacagaggggggagagaaaggagaaaaatcAACTGACATTAGTGCAGTTATAACTATGCATATactattatgttttttatttttacacacatacaccactGTCAGTGAAAATCACTTTTGATTAACGGGACCAAAAATGGCTAAATATCTGTTGCCAGTtgtcaggtcacatgaccataTACATGTTTGGCTGTGGCTCTTTGGAGATCTCACCTTCTGAAGACAGCTGCTCGTACTCATCAGAGACCATGTGGCCGCACAGAGGAAACTCATCTACCTTGGCCTTCTTCCTGCCCAAGTCAAAGATCCTGATCTTGGGATCTATAAAGGGaagaaaattaaagtaaatctcgttgtacaacttgtataatgacaataaaggcattctattctattctattaaagggaaaatatttataacaaaaaaaagaaaaacagactacCATCCCttttataaatgacaaaatcaaaaaacaaatatctcaATAGTTAAATCAGACACATATGTAACAGAGTGAGAGGCAGTAAAATATCATCACGCATCGGATGGACACTATTTTGTCTCAGTGGTCCCTTAAAGCACTCAGCACCACCCA includes:
- the dnase1l1 gene encoding deoxyribonuclease-1-like 1; its protein translation is MRSSLLLLLVLLSFLAGVTHVRGASDFRVCAFNLHHFGESKSKNAAVMHTLSRIITRCDVCLLQEVRDSKEKALPLLISRLNSYDTKHRYDAVASERLGRSESYQEQYVFVYRTDTVTVTGQYQYPDDQLGDAFSREPFVVRFKAPNTAIKEFVLIPQHTTPTNTTRELDSLYDVLQHVKNMWKTENVILLGDFNADCGYLAKKNRKYVRLITDTSLIWLIKDKTDTTVRSTTSCTYDRIVVNGERFVREIVPFSAKPFNFQTEYRLTDEQALDVSDHYPVEVLLKVVKSRFPFNGATSLTLSGIKETLSKLCSFFLLKHLVVV
- the las1l gene encoding ribosomal biogenesis protein LAS1L — its product is MKKKSSEKRRHVVAWLNKAEWDQVLEYLYSKDSSLQRFALQRISAWKCRYASSCPVAVDCTADLVRCQVLDRTAQLSADDLVLLYGAALVRFVNLITERQQGKMARPLRRLAGNLNIPEWVVNLRHDVTHRKLPTLKWCRKGCKVVLEWLQHEYWSRQLGGGPSEDWDTQLDREDEGMDLKRQEDELIARQKEMEVYKNARELLISFEKEQYQTLNELPDAKDSSQWPEPFADMSWLLGEIKQFALESSELLFDVMLEEGFMVPTVEQLETLGCKTSASDSKPKLPLAVQRFWLPLLKMLNSPVFIHLLLEKLFAELKLLSKEPNDHRAFYLSAWISEVLLCNKKSEICSETKNQKKARTKDKIFVNRLQLRWQQLLSACLDAPSASTPHLLQLILDDMEHPLPQETRRGLLKLCSIYTQTNAHSNFDPYTEQQQQQQRRRQQQQPVYTLESLHEKLRCLRHQGHPLHSQAHSERSEFHASADSLADAARVLRGSPWQVCVDKVSWKDIPMGKVPGQSDDPACLMLENYSTMTVFDQPVEMESSVAHGATGASVPVRAADGLLWNHSDVNKLKSGLQLF
- the rpl10 gene encoding 60S ribosomal protein L10, giving the protein MGRRPARCYRYCKNKPYPKSRFCRGVPDPKIRIFDLGRKKAKVDEFPLCGHMVSDEYEQLSSEALEAARICANKYMVKTCGKDGFHIRMRLHPFHVIRINKMLSCAGADRLQTGMRGAFGKPQGTVARVHIGQVIMSVRTKAQNKEHVVEALRRAKFKFPGRQKIHISKKYGFTKFNACDFDDMMAEKRLISDGCGVKYIASRGPLTRWKALHAV